A genomic segment from Lates calcarifer isolate ASB-BC8 linkage group LG13, TLL_Latcal_v3, whole genome shotgun sequence encodes:
- the LOC108878490 gene encoding immediate early response 3-interacting protein 1 encodes MAFTLYSLIQAAILCVNAVAVLHEERFLSKIGWGVDQSVGGFGDEPGIKVQLMNLVRSVRTVMRVPLIAVNSVCIVLLLLFG; translated from the exons ATGGCATTTACTTTGTATTCCCTCATTCAGGCAGCAATTCTGTGCGTCAATGCTGTTGCTGTGTTGCACGAAGAAAGATTTCTCAGTAAAA TTGGCTGGGGAGTGGACCAAAGTGTCGGAGGATTTGGAGATGAACCAGGCATCAAAGTGCAGCTAATGAACCTTGTCCGCTCTGTAAGGACGGTGATGAGAG TGCCGCTAATCGCAGTCAATTCAGTCTGCATcgtgctgctgcttctgtttggATGA